A single region of the Candidatus Protochlamydia amoebophila UWE25 genome encodes:
- the rpoC gene encoding DNA-directed RNA polymerase subunit beta', with protein sequence MSERNQQDGQFDKLTIKIASDDVIRNEWSRGEIKKPETINYRTFKPEKGGLFCEKIFGPTRDWECACGKYKKIKHKGIVCDRCGVEVTLSKVRRERMAHIDLAVPVVHIWFFKTMPSRIGNVLGMTSADLERVIYYEEYVVINPGQTDLERKQLLNDTEYREAQEKWGRDSFVAKMGGEAIRDLLASEDLQTQLVELKDKLRKTKSQQARMKLAKRLKIIESFVSSDNKPEWMIMSCVPVIPPDLRPLVPLDGGRFATSDLNDLYRRVINRNNRLKAILKLKTPDVIVRNEKRMLQEAVDALFDNGRHGHPVMGAGNRPLKSLSEMLKGKQGRFRQNLLGKRVDYSGRSVIIVGPELKFNQCGLPKLMALELFEPFIVKRLKDQGYVYTIRSAKKMIQRHAPEVWDVLEDIIKGHPVLLNRAPTLHRLGIQAFEPVLIEGKAIRIHPLVCSAFNADFDGDQMAVYVPLSIEAQLEAKLLMMAPDNIFLPSSGKPVAVPSQDMTLGLYYLMLDPLYIRENHELKTRVFRDSEEVLLALQASGSYNWYEEGSKSPNGENRSDYLRGIRIHEKIKLRTENGIIETTPGRVVFNTIVPKELGFQNYSLPKKKMGELVMQCYKKAGLEATVRFLDNLKSIGFAEATKSALSMGVCDVKIPTIKQKILHDAHERVAVVRKQYEDGIITEGERYSKTISIWTEVSDVLSEELFKLISEVKDSTMNPLYLMMDSGARGNKSQIRQLGALRGLMAKPSGDIIESPITSNFREGLSVIEFSISSHGARKGLADTALKTADSGYLTRRLVDVAQDVIITEDDCGTLNGIDVSAIKQGQEELLPLKDRIFGRTVCEDIYQPGDSTKLLAKSGDTLTVLQAEAIDDSGIESIRIRSVLTCETRRGVCAKCYGINLANSRSISMGEAVGIIAAQSIGEPGTQLTMRTFHLGGIASAGLTPEIVADDNGILVYTDLRTVKTDEGNWVALNKNGRLNIVKDEGRTLDEYKKLLSTKSIEPLQAFNVELGTKILLEEGTKVKPGTRVAEWEQHNIPIICDRPGYVRYEDLVEGLSTERDVNKQTGQAELIVKQHRGELHPQVAIYADQACEDLVGTYPLPAGAIISVEEGEFATAGKMLARLPRSAIKTKDITGGLPRVAELFEARKPKDSAEIAKIDGVVDFRGVQKNKRIVVVRDEMTGMEEEHLISHTKHLIIQRGDHVVKGQQLTDGLVIPHEILDICGVRELQKYLVNQVQEVYRLQGVDINDKHIEIIVRQMLKKVRVIDPGDTSLLYGEEVDKKEFEVENQKVSQEGGKAAQATPVLLGITKASLSTESFISAASFQDTTRVLTEAACAGKTDYLVGFKENVIMGHIIPGGTGFDRHKRVKMFVDSEQEQGLEFNFAD encoded by the coding sequence ATGTCTGAAAGAAATCAGCAAGATGGACAATTTGATAAATTGACCATTAAAATTGCCTCTGACGATGTCATACGTAATGAGTGGTCCCGCGGAGAGATTAAAAAACCTGAAACGATTAACTACCGAACATTTAAACCTGAAAAAGGTGGTCTTTTTTGCGAAAAAATCTTTGGACCCACACGTGACTGGGAATGTGCTTGCGGAAAATACAAAAAAATTAAACACAAAGGAATTGTTTGCGATCGTTGTGGTGTGGAAGTTACTTTATCCAAAGTTCGTCGTGAACGAATGGCTCACATTGATTTAGCCGTTCCAGTTGTTCATATTTGGTTTTTTAAAACAATGCCTTCTCGTATTGGTAATGTTCTCGGAATGACATCCGCCGATCTTGAACGGGTGATTTATTATGAAGAGTATGTTGTCATCAATCCAGGCCAAACGGATTTAGAAAGAAAGCAGCTATTAAACGACACTGAATATCGTGAAGCACAAGAAAAATGGGGGCGCGATAGCTTTGTGGCAAAAATGGGTGGCGAAGCCATTCGCGACCTCTTAGCGAGCGAAGATCTACAAACTCAATTGGTAGAATTAAAAGACAAACTTCGTAAAACTAAATCGCAGCAAGCTAGAATGAAGTTGGCGAAGCGTTTGAAAATTATTGAAAGTTTTGTTTCTTCGGATAACAAACCTGAATGGATGATCATGTCTTGTGTTCCTGTGATTCCACCTGATTTACGTCCTTTGGTTCCTCTGGATGGTGGTCGCTTTGCTACGTCTGATTTAAATGATCTTTATCGCCGTGTGATTAACCGAAACAACCGTTTAAAAGCTATTTTAAAGCTCAAAACACCTGATGTAATCGTACGCAATGAAAAACGTATGTTACAAGAAGCTGTGGATGCTTTGTTTGATAACGGTCGCCATGGACATCCTGTTATGGGAGCTGGTAATCGCCCCTTAAAGTCATTATCTGAAATGTTAAAAGGAAAGCAAGGACGTTTCCGTCAGAACTTACTTGGTAAACGGGTGGATTATTCAGGTCGATCGGTTATTATTGTTGGTCCAGAATTGAAGTTCAATCAGTGTGGATTACCTAAATTAATGGCTCTTGAATTGTTTGAACCCTTCATTGTAAAGAGACTTAAAGATCAAGGGTATGTTTATACGATTCGTTCAGCAAAAAAAATGATTCAGAGGCATGCTCCAGAAGTTTGGGATGTGTTAGAAGATATCATTAAAGGTCATCCAGTATTATTAAACCGCGCGCCAACGCTTCACCGTTTAGGTATTCAAGCTTTTGAACCGGTTTTGATTGAAGGTAAAGCGATTCGCATTCATCCGCTTGTTTGTTCGGCATTTAACGCGGACTTTGACGGTGACCAAATGGCCGTTTATGTTCCTCTTTCTATTGAAGCACAGTTGGAAGCAAAATTGTTAATGATGGCACCTGATAATATTTTCTTACCATCTTCAGGTAAGCCTGTTGCCGTTCCTTCTCAGGATATGACACTCGGTTTGTACTATTTAATGCTAGACCCTCTTTATATTCGAGAAAATCATGAATTAAAAACACGAGTTTTTCGAGATAGCGAAGAAGTACTGCTGGCTCTACAAGCAAGTGGTAGTTATAACTGGTATGAAGAAGGAAGCAAAAGTCCGAATGGAGAAAATCGTTCCGATTACTTAAGAGGAATTCGTATTCATGAAAAAATTAAATTACGAACAGAAAATGGGATTATTGAGACAACACCTGGACGTGTCGTTTTCAACACGATTGTTCCGAAAGAACTAGGTTTCCAAAACTATAGTTTACCTAAAAAGAAAATGGGTGAACTCGTTATGCAGTGCTATAAAAAGGCAGGACTCGAGGCAACGGTTCGTTTCTTAGATAATCTAAAAAGCATAGGTTTTGCGGAAGCGACTAAATCAGCTCTTTCGATGGGTGTTTGCGATGTAAAAATTCCGACAATTAAGCAAAAAATCTTACATGATGCTCATGAACGCGTTGCTGTAGTCAGAAAACAGTACGAAGATGGTATCATAACTGAAGGGGAACGCTACTCTAAAACAATTAGTATTTGGACAGAGGTTTCAGATGTTCTTTCAGAAGAATTATTTAAGCTAATTAGTGAAGTTAAAGATAGCACAATGAACCCACTTTACTTAATGATGGATTCGGGTGCTCGTGGTAATAAATCGCAGATCAGACAGCTTGGAGCTCTCCGTGGTTTGATGGCAAAACCATCTGGCGACATCATTGAATCGCCGATCACTTCTAACTTTAGAGAAGGGCTATCGGTGATTGAGTTTTCTATTTCATCTCATGGTGCTCGTAAAGGACTGGCAGATACAGCGCTTAAAACAGCTGACTCAGGCTATTTGACTCGCCGTTTAGTCGATGTGGCTCAAGATGTGATCATTACAGAAGATGATTGTGGAACATTAAACGGAATTGATGTTTCAGCGATTAAGCAAGGTCAAGAAGAGTTACTACCTTTGAAAGACCGTATTTTTGGACGTACCGTTTGTGAAGATATTTATCAACCAGGTGATAGCACGAAATTGCTTGCTAAGAGTGGAGACACATTAACTGTTCTTCAAGCTGAAGCTATCGACGACTCAGGAATTGAAAGTATTCGAATTCGTTCTGTGTTGACATGTGAAACAAGACGAGGGGTCTGTGCAAAGTGTTATGGAATTAATTTAGCTAATAGCCGTTCAATAAGCATGGGTGAAGCTGTTGGTATTATTGCAGCTCAGTCAATAGGTGAACCAGGAACACAGTTAACAATGCGTACCTTCCACTTGGGTGGTATTGCATCTGCTGGTTTAACTCCAGAGATTGTTGCAGATGATAATGGTATACTTGTTTACACAGATTTGCGTACTGTGAAAACTGATGAGGGGAATTGGGTTGCTTTAAATAAAAATGGTAGACTTAATATTGTTAAAGATGAAGGGCGTACCTTAGATGAATATAAGAAGCTACTATCGACGAAATCGATCGAACCTTTGCAAGCATTTAACGTAGAACTCGGAACAAAGATTCTTCTTGAAGAGGGAACAAAAGTTAAACCGGGTACTCGTGTTGCCGAGTGGGAACAACATAATATTCCAATTATTTGCGATCGCCCAGGTTATGTTCGTTATGAAGATTTGGTAGAAGGACTTTCTACTGAACGTGACGTAAATAAACAAACAGGTCAGGCAGAATTGATTGTAAAACAACATCGGGGTGAGTTACATCCTCAAGTTGCGATTTATGCTGATCAGGCTTGCGAAGATCTTGTAGGTACATATCCCTTACCTGCTGGAGCAATCATTTCAGTTGAAGAAGGTGAATTTGCTACAGCTGGTAAGATGCTTGCACGTCTTCCAAGAAGTGCTATTAAGACAAAAGACATTACTGGGGGGCTTCCACGTGTGGCGGAGTTATTCGAAGCACGTAAACCTAAAGATTCAGCAGAAATTGCTAAAATTGATGGGGTTGTGGACTTCCGAGGTGTTCAGAAAAACAAACGCATTGTCGTTGTTCGCGATGAAATGACAGGAATGGAAGAGGAACATCTTATCTCGCATACTAAGCACTTAATTATTCAACGTGGCGACCATGTTGTTAAAGGCCAACAATTGACAGATGGATTAGTTATCCCTCATGAAATTCTTGACATTTGTGGTGTTCGTGAACTTCAAAAGTATTTGGTTAATCAAGTACAAGAAGTTTATCGCCTACAAGGGGTAGACATCAATGATAAACATATTGAAATTATTGTACGTCAAATGTTGAAGAAAGTTCGCGTCATTGATCCAGGCGACACAAGTCTTCTATATGGTGAAGAAGTTGATAAGAAAGAGTTCGAAGTTGAAAACCAAAAAGTTAGTCAAGAAGGTGGTAAGGCTGCCCAAGCAACACCAGTTCTACTTGGTATAACTAAAGCTTCTTTGAGTACGGAATCCTTTATTTCAGCTGCTTCATTCCAAGATACAACACGTGTCTTAACAGAAGCTGCCTGTGCGGGTAAAACAGACTATTTAGTTGGTTTTAAAGAAAATGTCATCATGGGACACATTATTCCTGGTGGAACAGGTTTTGATCGCCATAAACGAGTTAAAATGTTCGTAGATAGCGAGCAAGAGCAAGGATTGGAATTCAATTTTGCGGATTAA
- a CDS encoding peptidoglycan-associated lipoprotein (pal) — protein MKKLNKFLLLGISVCLLSSCTRDISSDVYSVRQVGEASITYMGKIRSVRAVTVNQNAQLDENGLGIAGGGVTGGIIGNAAGRGHLLPTAFGAVAGAVAGSLIEKRAKQQAGLEYAVELDNGDLLTVVQGPNDNFYIGQPVYVIVSASGRSRITPQ, from the coding sequence ATGAAAAAATTAAATAAGTTTTTGTTGCTAGGAATAAGTGTATGTTTGCTTAGTTCATGCACAAGAGATATTTCTTCTGATGTCTATTCAGTTAGACAAGTCGGTGAAGCTTCAATAACATATATGGGAAAGATTAGAAGTGTAAGAGCTGTGACCGTCAATCAAAATGCACAACTGGATGAAAACGGACTTGGTATAGCTGGAGGAGGCGTAACTGGAGGAATTATTGGAAATGCTGCGGGTAGAGGACATTTGCTTCCGACAGCATTTGGGGCAGTTGCGGGCGCTGTTGCCGGGTCTCTAATTGAAAAACGGGCTAAACAACAAGCAGGTTTAGAATATGCTGTGGAATTGGACAATGGAGATTTATTAACTGTTGTCCAGGGACCTAACGATAATTTTTACATCGGACAACCTGTTTATGTTATCGTCAGTGCTTCAGGTCGGTCGCGCATTACTCCTCAATAA